The Bacillus sp. es.036 genomic sequence TTGCCGCCTGAAATAACAATTGATTCTGATAATGGGACAATTTATATGGCTGTAAGCGAATTAGAATTGAAGAATGATATGAAGCTTAGGGCGAAATCATTCGACCTTCCTAATGATGAAATTGTATTCGATGCCTACTATCCTATTAATTAGCATGTTGTCCTAACATTATTATGAAGGAAGTCTTATGAGAATTCAATACTGCTGACTGCAAGGCAATAGTAAAAGAACAGAGCGCTAAATTTTAGCGCTCTGTTCTTTTAGGATTTCTTCTTACCTTTTTTGGGATAAGTTAAGAAGCTCGTTTAATAAGGATATGGAAACCTTCACTGCGGTCTTCTACATATGCATTCTTTGGTGCGCGAAGCACTTGAGAGGCATACAGAAAGTCGCTAAAGCTAAAACCAAGGTTAACCGCAGCCAGAATTGAGAAAAACGATACATAGGCTGGCATGTAAACTGATGCAACAATTGCGGCAGTCGTAATCGTAACGGCTGGTGCAAGAGCTGCAATTAAGAAAAGATTTCTTGAAATTGGACTGCACGTTTCACAGCGCATCATCGGTAGGAGGACAAATCCTTTTTCTAATTTCATCGTTGCTTTTAAGCCGGCTAATGTTAAAGGAAGCCAGTGGATCAGCTTATGAATAGGAAAAAGGACAGCCAGGGAACCGAGAAACGGTAGTATCGGTACAATCGCATGTTTTGTTGTCGGATATAACATACTGAAGACGAGATAAAATGCAATAAAGTATAATAGAGTTAACAGCATCGAGAAAATAGTTAATCGATGTGTTCCGAATTCACGATTAAGGTAAATCGATTTCCAACAATTCATAAGAATCACCTGCTTCCGTAACTTTCATGTGGGTTCGTGTTATAGTGAATACTCGTATACTGTACAGCGATTCTACGCAGAAATCAACACGTTTTTTTGTAAAGAAATAAGTCGAAATCTTTTTGACAAAATCAGCGCTTTTTCGCGCTGGATTAGTCTGGAAAATACATTTCAATTTATACCCTGTTCCGGTAAACTATAAGTACAATTGATCGCAAAGTAAGGAGTTAAGTTAACATGGAAGCCATCCACAAAAGATTAGATCGAATTGAGTTTCATATGCGCTTACTTGCTAAGATGGAAGAGGAAGGAGAATACCCATTTTATCGCCTTGTGATTGACAGAGGACTAACCGAGGCTGAGGTAACAGAAGTGTTTCAATTATGTGTAGAAGTAAATAAAAAAATGCATGAACAAATCGAAGAAGGTCTCTTAAACCGTTCAACGTTGCTCACGCATTTTGTAGGTATGTTAAATATTAAGTTAGATCCGCTAATGACAATTAAAGCACTACTTGCTCAGGAAGAGACTTACCGAGAACTAATGGAGACACTTCTTAAAGTATCACCTTATCGTTAAAACGATTTCAATCGTTCTTCGTCATCCTGGCTTGTGAATTCTCTTGAGAATTCACTCTCAAGCTTGGTGAACGACTTTTGGAAAATTTCCATAAAGTCTTCCCCGTAAAGTTCTTTAATTACACACATCATTTCTGTAAATTCAGGAAACTTACCATAAAGATCTCGAATAGGCATGGAAGCTTTTAATACACTATCACGATTCGGAGAGTAATGTTTCCACGTTTCCTGCAACAATTTCTCACCCTTTTCAGTAAGCTGTACATATGTATTGCGCTTATCATTCTCTTTTTTTGAAAAAGTGAGAAGAGATCGAGATTCTAACTTTTTTGAAAAATTAAACGCGGTTGAAACATGCATCACACCAAATTTGGCAATATCAGAAATAGAAGACCCGTCAAGGTGGTAAGCAATGGAAAGGATATGATGTTCATTAATGTTAAGATCAAAAGGCTTTAGCCACTCTTGCCAATCACGTTCAACA encodes the following:
- a CDS encoding DUF3267 domain-containing protein, which gives rise to MNCWKSIYLNREFGTHRLTIFSMLLTLLYFIAFYLVFSMLYPTTKHAIVPILPFLGSLAVLFPIHKLIHWLPLTLAGLKATMKLEKGFVLLPMMRCETCSPISRNLFLIAALAPAVTITTAAIVASVYMPAYVSFFSILAAVNLGFSFSDFLYASQVLRAPKNAYVEDRSEGFHILIKRAS
- a CDS encoding DUF1878 family protein is translated as MEAIHKRLDRIEFHMRLLAKMEEEGEYPFYRLVIDRGLTEAEVTEVFQLCVEVNKKMHEQIEEGLLNRSTLLTHFVGMLNIKLDPLMTIKALLAQEETYRELMETLLKVSPYR
- a CDS encoding HTH-type transcriptional regulator Hpr, whose protein sequence is MKEEQEISIQEAMIFSHRIGQLSKALWKSVERDWQEWLKPFDLNINEHHILSIAYHLDGSSISDIAKFGVMHVSTAFNFSKKLESRSLLTFSKKENDKRNTYVQLTEKGEKLLQETWKHYSPNRDSVLKASMPIRDLYGKFPEFTEMMCVIKELYGEDFMEIFQKSFTKLESEFSREFTSQDDEERLKSF